A genomic stretch from Edaphobacter aggregans includes:
- a CDS encoding FAD-dependent thymidylate synthase, which yields MIDDLHENQNKPSETDVYAIHGADPEVLAYAMAKYSRSSLTMKESLAEISAQRAEQFLNTFYFQYGHRSIADLAHIPFAIERLSLLAAIELVDEQRWDGQERSTRYQNFRTSGWFTPDLGVETPAFTAAIEALFTAYDSIGAGMLEALKTAIPRPEAMKPEAYERTLKARAFDVARYLLPLATNTSLGQIVNARTLETQVSRLLTSEFAEVRQIAEKLRIAATEPAWNVYQTSAQVLCEEIFSVDAACGERAAEALLRPVKTAPTLVKYAVRNGYLDGSRGELTAAAAELMAGQPIDPAPVVDLLDDDEPLEVELATSLLYPHCHYSYRQLRSHVAALSDARRMELITLGTKHRGRHDELLRAFSAGRGFRFDILMDIGGFRDMHRHRRCVQLLQGYTDVHGYEEPVCPGQPSLAEAGLEGVYTSAMDAALASYRQLRDSGVPEAAQSAQYCLPLGTRCRSMFKMDFAEALYISELRSGVAGHFSYRRVAWEMYKAVEAKHPGLAKHFRIEDVNEPVDLLRR from the coding sequence ATGATCGATGACCTGCACGAGAACCAGAACAAGCCATCCGAAACCGATGTCTACGCGATCCACGGAGCCGACCCGGAAGTCCTCGCCTACGCAATGGCGAAGTACTCCCGCTCCTCGCTGACCATGAAGGAGTCGCTCGCCGAGATCAGCGCCCAGCGAGCCGAACAGTTCCTCAACACCTTCTACTTCCAATACGGTCATCGCTCCATCGCCGACCTCGCGCACATTCCCTTCGCCATCGAGCGCCTAAGCCTCCTCGCCGCAATCGAGCTGGTGGACGAACAGCGCTGGGACGGGCAGGAACGTTCCACCCGCTACCAGAACTTCCGCACCTCAGGCTGGTTCACGCCCGATCTAGGAGTGGAAACGCCAGCCTTTACTGCCGCCATCGAGGCCTTGTTCACCGCCTACGACAGCATCGGCGCTGGAATGCTGGAGGCCCTGAAGACTGCTATCCCGCGACCCGAGGCGATGAAACCCGAGGCCTACGAGCGCACCCTGAAGGCCCGAGCCTTCGACGTTGCACGCTATCTGCTGCCACTCGCGACCAATACATCGCTGGGACAGATCGTCAACGCCCGCACGTTGGAGACGCAGGTCTCGCGTCTGCTCACCAGTGAGTTCGCCGAGGTTCGCCAGATCGCCGAGAAGCTCCGCATCGCCGCGACCGAGCCCGCCTGGAACGTCTACCAGACGTCTGCGCAGGTGCTCTGTGAGGAGATTTTTTCCGTTGATGCAGCCTGCGGTGAGCGTGCTGCCGAGGCCCTTTTGCGCCCCGTAAAGACGGCGCCAACGCTGGTCAAGTACGCGGTACGAAATGGCTATTTGGATGGTAGTCGTGGTGAGTTGACGGCCGCTGCAGCGGAGCTGATGGCAGGCCAGCCGATCGATCCTGCCCCCGTCGTCGACCTGCTGGACGACGACGAACCTCTCGAGGTGGAGCTGGCTACCTCACTCCTCTATCCACACTGCCACTACTCCTACCGACAGCTCCGCAGCCACGTAGCTGCCCTGAGCGACGCGCGCCGCATGGAGTTGATCACACTAGGCACGAAACACCGTGGACGTCACGACGAGCTTCTGCGAGCCTTCAGCGCGGGTCGTGGCTTCCGCTTCGACATCCTGATGGATATCGGAGGCTTCCGCGATATGCACCGCCACCGTCGCTGCGTCCAGCTGTTGCAGGGCTACACGGATGTCCATGGTTACGAAGAGCCTGTCTGCCCCGGACAACCCTCGCTCGCCGAAGCTGGGCTTGAAGGTGTCTACACGAGTGCAATGGATGCTGCACTGGCTTCGTATCGCCAGCTACGCGACAGCGGAGTCCCGGAGGCGGCCCAGTCTGCGCAGTATTGTCTACCTCTCGGCACCCGATGCCGGTCGATGTTCAAGATGGATTTTGCAGAGGCGCTTTATATCTCCGAGCTGCGGTCGGGAGTGGCTGGGCACTTCAGCTACCGGCGGGTGGCGTGGGAGATGTACAAGGCTGTCGAGGCGAAGCACCCTGGGCTGGCGAAACACTTCCGTATTGAGGATGTGAACGAGCCTGTGGATTTATTGCGACGATAG
- the fabG gene encoding 3-oxoacyl-[acyl-carrier-protein] reductase has protein sequence MSTLAGRIALVTGASQGIGRACALELAKAGATVALAARNVEKLGEVASEIAAAGGTAQAFALDVSSEESIKECAKAVLAAFGSVHVLVNNAGITRDILALRMKKKDWDDVLTTNLTGAFLLTQAVMSSMVKGRWGRIINITSVVGETGQAGQANYAASKAGLIGLTKSLARELASRTVTVNAIAPGYIETAMTAVLTDDQKNAMTQHIPLGRVGTDMDIAHAVAFLASEEAGYITGHTLDVNGGMYMG, from the coding sequence ATGAGCACTCTCGCTGGTCGTATCGCATTGGTTACTGGAGCTTCACAAGGGATTGGGCGCGCTTGTGCGCTGGAGTTGGCAAAGGCAGGAGCGACGGTCGCGCTGGCTGCGAGGAACGTCGAGAAGCTGGGCGAGGTTGCGTCTGAGATCGCTGCGGCCGGCGGAACGGCTCAGGCGTTTGCGCTGGATGTTTCGAGCGAAGAATCGATCAAGGAGTGCGCGAAAGCTGTCCTTGCGGCCTTTGGCAGTGTGCATGTTCTGGTGAACAATGCTGGAATTACACGAGATATTCTGGCTTTGCGGATGAAAAAGAAGGATTGGGACGATGTGCTGACGACCAATCTGACGGGCGCTTTTTTGCTGACCCAGGCCGTCATGTCGTCGATGGTGAAGGGGCGGTGGGGGCGCATCATCAACATCACTTCGGTGGTCGGCGAGACCGGCCAGGCTGGGCAGGCGAACTACGCTGCTTCCAAGGCGGGCCTCATCGGGTTGACGAAGTCACTGGCCCGGGAGCTGGCCAGCCGGACCGTTACGGTCAACGCGATCGCTCCGGGGTACATCGAGACAGCAATGACTGCCGTGCTGACTGATGACCAGAAGAATGCAATGACGCAGCATATTCCGCTGGGCCGCGTCGGGACGGATATGGACATTGCCCATGCCGTCGCCTTTCTGGCCTCGGAGGAGGCTGGCTACATTACCGGTCACACGCTGGATGTGAATGGTGGGATGTACATGGGGTAA
- a CDS encoding GNAT family N-acetyltransferase: MAEILVREAAGSEDVAAVRRLMQAYGEHLAVNPAGAASICLEGYERELEGLPGGYAVLLLALVDGEPAGCVALRSLKQAEPACEMKRLWVDGRFRGLRLGRLLVEEAIGWAERTGFGAMYLDTVPTAMPEANRLYEAMGFVRVERYNENPVADLAFFRREIRD, encoded by the coding sequence ATGGCTGAGATTCTGGTGAGGGAGGCAGCTGGGTCGGAGGATGTGGCTGCCGTCCGGCGGCTGATGCAGGCCTATGGCGAGCATCTGGCGGTCAATCCTGCGGGGGCGGCGAGTATCTGCCTTGAGGGGTACGAACGAGAGTTGGAGGGGCTGCCGGGAGGGTATGCCGTCCTGCTGCTGGCCCTGGTGGATGGAGAGCCAGCCGGGTGCGTTGCGCTGCGATCCCTGAAGCAGGCGGAACCCGCTTGCGAGATGAAGCGGCTTTGGGTGGATGGCAGGTTTCGCGGTCTGAGGCTTGGGCGGCTGCTGGTGGAAGAGGCGATCGGCTGGGCTGAGCGGACGGGTTTTGGCGCGATGTACCTGGATACGGTTCCGACAGCCATGCCTGAGGCTAATCGGCTGTACGAGGCTATGGGGTTCGTGCGGGTGGAGCGGTATAACGAGAATCCAGTAGCCGATCTGGCGTTCTTTCGGCGGGAGATACGGGACTAG
- a CDS encoding helix-turn-helix domain-containing protein, translating to MADMQTLPIEMEGEPTEALSISMNIGTTIRGYRLQKGMSQGDIEKRTGLLRCYLSRVENGHTVPSLETLQKIARALDLQLSEFFAEEVVAKEMSPLNLGEDEIRFLTQVQRYSAHLSESDRRLLLAMVRKFAQTTMS from the coding sequence ATGGCTGACATGCAAACACTTCCGATTGAAATGGAGGGAGAGCCCACAGAGGCTCTCTCAATCTCGATGAACATCGGCACCACGATCCGCGGCTACCGGTTGCAGAAGGGGATGTCGCAGGGCGATATCGAAAAGCGCACTGGACTGCTGCGGTGCTATCTGTCGCGGGTGGAGAACGGGCACACGGTGCCGTCGCTGGAGACGCTGCAGAAGATTGCGCGGGCGCTGGATCTGCAGCTCTCGGAGTTTTTTGCGGAAGAGGTGGTGGCCAAAGAGATGTCGCCGCTGAACCTGGGCGAGGACGAGATTCGGTTTTTGACGCAGGTGCAGCGGTATTCGGCGCACCTGAGCGAGAGTGACAGGCGACTGCTGTTGGCCATGGTCAGGAAGTTTGCTCAGACGACCATGAGCTAA
- a CDS encoding cupin domain-containing protein, which produces MAKNQTRRDFFLTAPLAAAATLSLSEHTLFASTGATQATDAPAAGQFQLFTADTLQGYIKSLQAAPGNHQLSGSKTTPFTSVLTVETNKSAKEFEYHEHRDHIFQIIDGTTQYQLGGTPQNPRSTGPGEWLAPGSEGAKSVTLNKGDMLVIPRGMAHKRSTTASVTLLLISIQDVPPS; this is translated from the coding sequence ATGGCCAAAAATCAAACTCGCCGTGACTTTTTTCTGACCGCGCCTCTGGCGGCCGCAGCCACCCTGTCCCTCTCCGAGCACACGCTCTTTGCCTCCACCGGTGCAACGCAGGCCACCGACGCCCCAGCTGCCGGCCAGTTCCAGCTCTTCACTGCCGACACCCTTCAGGGCTACATAAAGAGCCTCCAAGCGGCACCCGGCAATCACCAGCTATCCGGCTCAAAGACCACCCCGTTCACCTCGGTCCTCACAGTCGAAACCAACAAGAGCGCGAAAGAGTTCGAGTACCACGAGCACCGCGACCACATCTTTCAGATCATCGATGGCACCACACAGTATCAACTCGGCGGAACCCCCCAAAACCCGCGCAGCACCGGCCCCGGCGAGTGGCTAGCCCCCGGCTCCGAAGGCGCCAAATCCGTCACCCTCAACAAGGGGGACATGCTCGTCATCCCCCGCGGCATGGCGCACAAGCGCAGCACCACCGCCAGCGTTACGCTGCTCCTCATCTCCATTCAGGACGTTCCACCATCCTGA
- a CDS encoding rhomboid family intramembrane serine protease — MTPSSQPEGELIPPYNDASARPMPDYAQETAPVRTRGRNVLSAPGTYFLLAINCAVFLWMIFHNVSPTSPTPEQLIHFGANVPALVIHGQWYRLLTATFVHVGLIHLATNMWCLWNLGLLGEPLLGPLGLVAVYMLTGIAGNLLSLGWNVVMRDYISVGAGASGAVFGIAGILIVLLSNHKLPIPVYELKRLRRSVIQFAALNLIIGLSTAIVPVGIRIDNSAHLGGFLFGLGLGVPLVPRMTSGRTRYLQRQKITFTGAAFFLALFGYWVANLH, encoded by the coding sequence ATGACACCCTCCTCCCAGCCTGAAGGCGAGCTCATCCCACCCTACAACGACGCCTCCGCGCGTCCCATGCCCGACTACGCTCAGGAGACAGCGCCCGTCCGCACCCGTGGCCGCAACGTCCTCAGCGCGCCCGGTACCTACTTTCTGCTCGCCATCAACTGCGCCGTCTTCCTGTGGATGATCTTCCACAATGTCTCCCCCACCTCGCCCACACCCGAGCAACTCATCCACTTCGGAGCCAACGTTCCTGCCCTCGTCATACACGGCCAGTGGTACCGCCTGCTCACCGCCACCTTCGTTCACGTCGGACTCATCCACCTCGCCACCAACATGTGGTGCCTCTGGAACCTCGGCCTGCTGGGCGAACCGCTCCTCGGCCCACTCGGTCTGGTCGCTGTCTACATGCTCACAGGCATCGCCGGCAACCTCCTCAGCCTCGGCTGGAACGTCGTCATGAGGGACTACATCTCAGTCGGCGCCGGGGCCTCAGGAGCCGTCTTCGGCATCGCCGGCATCCTCATCGTTCTGCTCTCGAACCACAAGCTGCCGATCCCCGTCTACGAGCTCAAACGACTCCGCCGCTCCGTCATCCAGTTCGCCGCGCTCAACCTGATCATCGGCCTCAGCACGGCCATCGTGCCTGTCGGTATCCGGATCGACAACTCAGCCCATCTCGGAGGCTTCCTCTTCGGCCTCGGCCTTGGCGTCCCTCTCGTTCCCCGCATGACTAGCGGCCGCACGCGCTATCTCCAGCGCCAGAAGATCACCTTTACCGGAGCAGCCTTCTTCCTCGCCCTCTTCGGCTACTGGGTCGCTAACCTCCACTAG
- a CDS encoding MBL fold metallo-hydrolase, translated as MMRMTVLASGSKGNSTVISSSRTRVLVDAGLSCRELLRRMALAGEDPSTLDAILITHEHQDHIAGLGVLARRLRIPVFFTEPTHRAWVRMLTPRTTMSYAKWLDHVQREKEARAQSVASTPAHDPAVEAASIAHISAEAAALDATLNPTAVIAVDEDAEDPDAALCDPETPQAARQKADPTHLPAVEYFHAGANFCIGDIAITPFTIPHDAADPCGFVFESEGIRMALATDLGYMPPNVKAALKRIDVLLLESNHDLEMLKDGPYPWSVKQRVLSRVGHLSNHATAEFLQKDYDGTAAWIVLGHLSESNNAPELARLAAEQALANHPTLLGNRILLADQATPLEPICL; from the coding sequence ATGATGCGCATGACAGTGCTCGCCTCGGGTTCCAAGGGCAACAGCACCGTCATCTCCAGCTCCCGCACACGAGTCCTCGTCGACGCTGGCCTCTCCTGCCGCGAGCTCCTCAGGCGCATGGCCCTAGCCGGAGAAGATCCTTCGACCCTTGACGCCATACTGATCACGCACGAGCACCAGGATCACATTGCAGGGCTTGGCGTTCTCGCCCGCCGCCTCCGCATCCCTGTCTTCTTCACGGAGCCCACGCACCGCGCCTGGGTCCGCATGCTCACCCCGCGCACCACCATGAGCTATGCCAAGTGGCTCGATCACGTTCAGCGTGAGAAAGAAGCCCGTGCCCAGAGCGTTGCAAGTACTCCTGCGCACGATCCCGCTGTCGAAGCCGCCTCCATCGCGCACATCTCCGCCGAAGCCGCCGCCCTCGACGCTACCTTGAACCCCACCGCCGTCATTGCGGTCGACGAAGACGCGGAAGATCCCGACGCAGCTCTCTGCGACCCAGAAACCCCGCAAGCCGCGCGTCAAAAGGCCGATCCCACCCACCTCCCCGCCGTCGAGTACTTTCACGCCGGAGCCAACTTCTGCATCGGCGATATCGCGATCACTCCCTTCACCATCCCGCACGATGCCGCCGACCCCTGCGGCTTCGTCTTCGAGTCCGAGGGCATCCGCATGGCCCTGGCCACCGACCTCGGGTACATGCCCCCCAACGTCAAGGCAGCTCTCAAGCGCATCGACGTCCTCCTGCTCGAGTCCAACCACGACCTCGAGATGCTCAAGGACGGCCCCTACCCTTGGAGCGTCAAGCAGCGCGTCCTCTCCCGCGTCGGCCACCTCTCGAACCACGCCACCGCGGAGTTTCTCCAGAAGGACTACGACGGTACTGCAGCCTGGATCGTCCTCGGCCATCTCTCCGAGTCCAACAACGCTCCTGAGCTGGCCCGTCTAGCCGCCGAACAAGCCCTTGCCAATCACCCGACTCTGCTCGGTAATCGGATTCTGCTGGCCGATCAGGCCACTCCGCTCGAGCCAATATGCCTTTAA
- a CDS encoding MaoC family dehydratase: MPQEMYFEDFYVGQKMNSLGSAKVTAEEIKEFGKKYDPQPFHLDEAAGENSFFKGLAASGWLTAAIVMRLRVQSVPVAGGMIGAGVEEMRWTLPVRPGDSIRTEIEVVGVRLSNSRKDYGVVRTRTLAYNQNNEVVMRSTVNFLAPVRSTVK; encoded by the coding sequence ATGCCGCAAGAGATGTACTTCGAAGACTTCTACGTTGGCCAAAAGATGAATTCGCTCGGAAGCGCGAAAGTCACCGCCGAAGAGATCAAAGAGTTCGGCAAGAAGTACGACCCCCAACCCTTCCATCTCGACGAAGCCGCTGGCGAAAACTCCTTCTTCAAGGGCCTTGCCGCATCGGGCTGGCTCACGGCTGCTATCGTCATGCGCCTCCGTGTGCAGTCCGTCCCCGTGGCCGGAGGCATGATCGGCGCGGGCGTCGAAGAGATGCGCTGGACCCTGCCCGTGCGACCCGGCGATTCCATCCGTACCGAGATCGAGGTCGTCGGCGTTCGCCTATCCAACTCCCGCAAAGACTACGGTGTCGTCCGCACCCGCACACTCGCCTACAACCAGAACAACGAAGTTGTCATGCGAAGCACCGTCAACTTCCTCGCCCCTGTTCGATCTACCGTCAAATGA
- a CDS encoding 3-hydroxybutyryl-CoA dehydrogenase, producing the protein MPEIKTIAVLGAGTMGNGIAHVCARSGFLVLLCDVEQGFLNRGLAAIEKNLAREVAKEKITPQQAQEARERIAPTLDRDALAVCDFAIEAATEKFDIKSALFGDLDRILPPEAILASNTSSISITKLAAQISRPAQVIGMHFFNPVPVMQLVEVIRGMQTSQSTFDTVQSLAKQLGKTPVEVNDAAGFVSNRVLMPLINEAIFAVMEGVATPEAIDQVFQLGMAHPMGPLTLADFIGLDVCLDIMRVLVEGTGDPKYRPCPLLVRMVDAGWLGRKSGRGFYSYA; encoded by the coding sequence ATGCCTGAGATCAAAACCATCGCAGTCCTCGGAGCCGGAACCATGGGCAACGGCATCGCCCATGTCTGCGCCCGCTCCGGCTTTCTTGTTTTGCTTTGCGACGTCGAGCAGGGCTTTCTGAATCGCGGTCTGGCGGCGATTGAAAAGAACCTCGCCCGCGAAGTCGCCAAAGAAAAGATCACGCCACAGCAGGCCCAGGAAGCCCGCGAGCGTATCGCCCCAACGCTCGACCGTGACGCGCTGGCGGTCTGTGACTTTGCCATCGAGGCCGCGACGGAAAAGTTCGATATCAAGTCCGCTCTCTTCGGTGACCTCGACCGCATCCTTCCACCCGAAGCCATTCTCGCTTCGAACACCAGCTCTATCTCGATCACAAAACTCGCCGCGCAGATCAGTCGCCCTGCGCAGGTCATCGGCATGCACTTCTTCAATCCTGTACCGGTGATGCAACTCGTCGAAGTCATTCGCGGCATGCAAACTTCGCAATCCACCTTCGATACTGTCCAGTCCCTTGCGAAGCAACTCGGCAAGACTCCAGTCGAGGTCAACGACGCGGCGGGCTTCGTCTCCAACCGCGTCCTGATGCCTCTGATCAACGAGGCCATCTTCGCTGTCATGGAAGGCGTTGCTACGCCCGAGGCCATCGACCAGGTCTTTCAACTCGGCATGGCACATCCCATGGGCCCGCTCACTCTAGCAGACTTCATCGGCCTCGACGTTTGCCTCGATATCATGCGCGTCCTGGTCGAAGGCACGGGCGATCCCAAGTATCGTCCCTGCCCGCTGCTCGTCCGCATGGTCGACGCCGGCTGGCTGGGCCGCAAATCAGGTCGAGGCTTTTACAGCTACGCTTAA
- a CDS encoding acyltransferase family protein, with protein MTSTEFTRPTPSWPRLDGVDLLRGLAIFFVLMNHVNMRLLSAKVPYTRGLPPQLVSSLVWNGQFGVQIFFAVSGFLITSTTLRRWGSLSRVNVREFYQLRFARIAPLLLGLLVILSILHLAHIKDFVVNQKVGGLGRALLAAFTFHINLLEARRGYLPAGWDIMWSLSVEEMFYLFFPLACFLFRRGRFLVIPLLMFVVLGPFARSRAFNPNPVWREYSYLGGMDAIALGCLTALFVARRHLTPKFLWALGILGTALLVFSLGFSIRAYTWGLGRNGLNMTILAAGACMVIAAVAQTQWQAPRILTPFLQMGRRSYEVYLTHIFVVLGFFSLFVAANKPMKAVPVLFVIVILIAGLLGELVARVYSEPINRWLRVRWGDGPRRLGSVIESAEPITQEVSTISN; from the coding sequence ATGACCTCAACGGAGTTCACAAGACCGACACCTAGCTGGCCACGTCTCGACGGAGTGGATCTGTTACGCGGCCTCGCCATCTTTTTTGTGTTGATGAATCACGTTAATATGCGGCTGCTCTCTGCGAAGGTTCCATATACCCGAGGCCTTCCGCCGCAACTGGTGTCTTCGCTCGTCTGGAACGGCCAATTCGGCGTGCAGATATTCTTCGCCGTCTCCGGGTTTCTTATCACTTCGACGACGCTTCGGCGCTGGGGTTCGCTCTCGCGTGTCAACGTGCGCGAGTTCTACCAACTCCGATTCGCTCGAATCGCACCATTGTTGCTGGGGCTGCTTGTAATCCTTAGCATTCTTCACCTCGCGCACATCAAAGATTTTGTTGTCAACCAGAAAGTCGGAGGCTTGGGGCGTGCTCTCCTTGCCGCGTTCACCTTTCACATCAATCTGCTCGAGGCGCGGAGAGGCTACCTTCCGGCGGGTTGGGACATAATGTGGTCGCTCTCTGTCGAGGAGATGTTCTACCTGTTCTTCCCGCTGGCCTGCTTCCTCTTCCGTCGTGGTCGGTTCCTCGTGATCCCCCTCCTCATGTTCGTTGTGCTGGGTCCTTTCGCTCGTTCGCGCGCATTCAACCCCAATCCAGTCTGGAGAGAATACTCCTATCTCGGCGGGATGGACGCGATCGCTCTCGGCTGCCTCACCGCGCTCTTTGTCGCGAGGCGACATCTTACGCCGAAGTTTCTTTGGGCTCTTGGCATTCTGGGAACCGCGCTTCTCGTATTCAGTCTCGGTTTCTCGATCCGTGCTTATACCTGGGGTCTCGGACGTAATGGATTGAATATGACGATCCTCGCCGCAGGCGCTTGTATGGTCATCGCGGCCGTCGCGCAGACACAGTGGCAAGCTCCGCGAATCCTGACGCCGTTCCTCCAGATGGGGAGACGCAGCTACGAGGTTTACCTGACGCATATTTTCGTGGTGCTGGGCTTCTTTTCCCTTTTTGTAGCAGCGAACAAGCCGATGAAAGCCGTGCCGGTTCTTTTCGTAATCGTCATTCTCATCGCTGGCCTCTTGGGCGAACTTGTGGCGCGAGTCTATTCCGAGCCGATCAACCGATGGCTCCGCGTTAGGTGGGGAGATGGGCCAAGGAGGCTCGGATCAGTGATCGAATCCGCCGAGCCCATAACACAGGAGGTTTCAACAATTTCAAACTGA
- a CDS encoding PP2C family serine/threonine-protein phosphatase has product MLNIVAANKLIYAMLSHRGQVRRGNEDACAASPAAGAFVVCDGMGGAAGGEVASHLAVDTFLAHLAPPTPNGTPAPRPQTRLNTAIQAANQAVFQQARQSPELAGMGTTLVAILHAPIPSRSGDSGSMRNVATHFFSRASDPPTLWLANVGDSRCYLRRRGRLEQLTDDHSLVEEQLRAGQITAAQAAQSPMRNLITRAIGSQATVDADIHGHRPQSGDLYLLASDGLTRELSDDDIAAILTDVPTAATQASLNAACKALVNAANAHGGNDNITVLLVALNAA; this is encoded by the coding sequence GTGCTTAATATCGTGGCTGCCAACAAACTCATCTACGCCATGCTCTCCCACCGCGGTCAGGTTCGCCGCGGCAACGAAGACGCGTGCGCCGCCTCACCCGCCGCCGGGGCCTTTGTCGTCTGTGACGGCATGGGCGGAGCCGCAGGTGGCGAAGTCGCCAGCCATCTTGCCGTCGACACCTTCCTCGCCCATCTCGCGCCGCCCACTCCCAACGGAACACCGGCACCGAGGCCGCAGACCCGGCTCAACACCGCCATCCAGGCCGCCAACCAGGCCGTCTTCCAGCAGGCTCGCCAGTCTCCGGAGCTTGCCGGCATGGGAACGACGCTAGTAGCGATCTTGCACGCTCCTATCCCTTCCCGTAGCGGGGACTCCGGTTCCATGCGCAATGTGGCCACCCATTTCTTCTCGCGCGCTTCCGATCCACCAACGCTCTGGCTCGCCAACGTTGGCGATAGCCGCTGTTATCTGCGCCGCCGAGGTCGCCTTGAGCAACTCACCGACGACCACTCGCTGGTCGAAGAGCAACTCCGCGCCGGTCAGATCACCGCAGCCCAGGCCGCACAGTCTCCGATGCGGAATCTCATCACCCGTGCCATCGGGTCCCAGGCCACAGTTGACGCCGATATTCACGGCCACCGTCCGCAATCCGGCGACCTCTACCTGCTCGCCTCCGACGGTCTCACCCGCGAACTCTCCGACGACGATATCGCCGCCATTCTCACCGACGTGCCTACCGCCGCTACTCAGGCCAGCCTCAACGCTGCCTGCAAGGCGCTCGTCAACGCTGCCAACGCCCACGGCGGCAACGACAACATCACTGTCCTACTCGTCGCTCTCAACGCGGCGTAG
- a CDS encoding DNA-methyltransferase: MDRVVHGDNLEVLRGLEAGSVELIYVDPPFNTGRRQSRIQMKTVRDETGDRVGFGGRRYKTELVSGEKAGAGYGDRFEDFLGFLRPRMEEAHRVLSETGSLFFHIDYREVHYCKVMLDEIFGRECFQNEIIWAYDYGARSTKRWPAKHDNILWYTRDPERYTFNLSECDRIPYMAPGLVGPEKAARGKTPTDVWWHTIVSPTGKEKTGYATQKPLGVLERIVKVHSNAGDLVVDFFAGSGTTGEAAAKNGRRFLLVDENADAIRVMKKRLAKYGPRLVDESPSGSADR; the protein is encoded by the coding sequence ATGGACAGAGTTGTGCATGGCGACAATCTGGAGGTGTTGCGCGGCCTGGAGGCTGGATCGGTAGAGCTGATCTACGTTGACCCGCCGTTCAATACTGGCCGGCGGCAGTCGCGTATACAGATGAAAACAGTACGCGATGAGACCGGAGACCGCGTGGGGTTCGGCGGCCGACGGTACAAGACGGAGTTGGTCTCCGGAGAGAAGGCCGGAGCCGGGTATGGTGATCGCTTCGAAGATTTCCTCGGTTTTTTGCGGCCTCGCATGGAGGAAGCACACCGCGTGTTATCGGAGACCGGATCTCTGTTCTTCCACATCGACTATCGCGAGGTGCACTACTGCAAGGTAATGCTGGATGAGATCTTCGGGAGGGAATGCTTTCAGAACGAGATCATCTGGGCCTACGACTATGGGGCGCGTTCGACGAAGCGATGGCCAGCAAAGCACGACAACATCCTCTGGTACACGCGCGATCCGGAACGATATACGTTCAACCTCAGTGAATGCGACCGGATTCCATACATGGCTCCGGGGTTAGTTGGACCCGAGAAGGCGGCGCGAGGCAAGACTCCGACGGACGTTTGGTGGCACACGATCGTCTCGCCTACAGGCAAAGAGAAGACTGGCTACGCGACACAAAAGCCACTGGGCGTTCTGGAGCGCATCGTGAAAGTCCACTCGAACGCGGGCGATCTGGTGGTGGATTTCTTCGCGGGCAGCGGAACGACAGGGGAGGCCGCAGCAAAGAACGGACGGCGATTCCTGCTGGTGGATGAAAACGCTGATGCGATCCGCGTGATGAAGAAGAGGCTCGCGAAGTACGGCCCCCGGCTGGTGGATGAGTCACCTTCCGGGAGCGCTGATCGCTAA
- a CDS encoding DUF4870 domain-containing protein, whose product MSDPMQDPIPPQQPPPTYIPPASTSSGLSDNLAAALAYVTIIPAIIFLVLEPYNRIPLIRFHSFQSIGFCILAFVLQVILTIAEGLLRFIPGSWMLFSICHLLLGLGLFVAWLIVILKASRGEWYKLPIIGDFAEKQARS is encoded by the coding sequence ATGTCTGATCCCATGCAGGACCCGATTCCGCCTCAGCAACCACCGCCCACCTACATTCCACCTGCCTCAACATCGTCCGGACTCTCGGACAACCTCGCCGCGGCCCTCGCCTACGTCACCATCATTCCCGCCATCATCTTCCTTGTGCTCGAGCCTTACAACAGAATTCCTCTGATCCGCTTCCACTCCTTCCAGTCCATCGGCTTTTGCATTCTCGCCTTTGTCTTGCAAGTCATCCTCACGATCGCCGAAGGGCTTCTGCGCTTTATTCCGGGGAGCTGGATGTTGTTTTCCATCTGCCATCTACTTCTAGGCCTCGGGTTGTTTGTCGCCTGGCTCATCGTGATCCTCAAAGCCAGCAGAGGCGAGTGGTACAAGTTGCCTATCATTGGAGACTTCGCGGAGAAGCAAGCCCGCAGTTAG